The Nitrospiraceae bacterium genome includes a region encoding these proteins:
- a CDS encoding IS3 family transposase, with translation MSHYQKTGHRTGPPQTRISPRDSRAGFFKRSGSVLRQDLTVRDAMIQRCRTMFPLRVMCRLLRVSPSGFYARQRRSPSPWAQDCQRPTAAIRTLHAASDGVYGSTKIWQILRQQGEGCGKHRIARLMRREGLRGIPAPKCWKRRKSGERPAGITNQLARDFTAPIPNTKWVTDIIYIPTQEGWLYLVVVMDLFSRQVIGLSMQPRLTRDLVMQAVLMAVWQRRSSETVILHSDRGTQYTAQEFQAFLQANGIVSSMSGVGNCYDSAVAESFFGLLKRKRVH, from the coding sequence TTGTCTCACTATCAAAAAACAGGTCACAGAACTGGTCCGCCTCAAACGAGAATTAGCCCTCGTGACTCGAGAGCGGGATTTTTTAAAAGAAGCGGCAGCGTTCTTCGCCAAGACCTCACGGTAAGAGATGCCATGATCCAACGTTGTCGCACCATGTTTCCCCTGCGGGTGATGTGTCGGTTGCTTCGGGTTTCCCCAAGTGGCTTTTACGCGCGGCAGCGCCGTTCTCCTAGTCCGTGGGCGCAAGACTGTCAACGTCCGACGGCGGCTATTCGCACTCTGCATGCGGCGAGTGATGGGGTCTATGGCAGCACAAAGATCTGGCAGATCCTGCGCCAACAAGGCGAAGGGTGTGGCAAACATCGCATTGCTCGGTTAATGCGCCGAGAGGGCTTGCGGGGCATTCCCGCTCCCAAGTGCTGGAAGCGACGGAAATCCGGAGAGCGCCCGGCTGGGATCACCAATCAGCTCGCTCGGGACTTCACCGCACCGATTCCAAATACCAAATGGGTCACCGATATTATTTATATTCCCACGCAAGAAGGCTGGCTCTACTTGGTGGTGGTCATGGATTTGTTTTCTCGACAAGTCATCGGTTTGTCGATGCAACCCCGGCTCACGCGTGACTTGGTCATGCAAGCCGTCCTGATGGCCGTGTGGCAACGACGGAGTTCGGAGACGGTGATCCTCCATTCGGACCGTGGCACACAGTATACCGCCCAGGAGTTTCAAGCCTTCCTGCAGGCAAATGGGATTGTGAGTAGCATGAGCGGCGTGGGGAACTGTTATGACAG
- a CDS encoding transposase codes for MEKRSRRVFTPKQKFAMLKDIELCPTVKEGLEKHQLCHSVYQKWKRQLAVGVRASLRNTKPLKAPDLRHLETENKTLKAIVLTQSLIISELKKEMNWD; via the coding sequence ATGGAGAAGCGCAGTCGCCGAGTCTTCACCCCGAAACAGAAGTTTGCAATGTTGAAAGACATTGAGCTGTGTCCCACCGTCAAGGAGGGGTTGGAGAAACACCAACTCTGTCACTCGGTGTATCAAAAATGGAAGCGACAATTGGCGGTGGGCGTGCGAGCCTCCCTGCGGAACACGAAACCGCTGAAAGCTCCGGACCTTCGGCATCTAGAGACCGAAAACAAGACGCTTAAGGCGATCGTCCTCACGCAGTCCTTGATCATCAGTGAGTTAAAAAAAGAGATGAACTGGGACTGA